A genomic region of Hydrogenovibrio crunogenus contains the following coding sequences:
- a CDS encoding superoxide dismutase yields the protein MAFTLPDLPYDYDALEVSIDARTMEIHHTKHHNTYVTNLNNAIADTENADKSLEDLIANAGSISPAVRNNGGGHWNHSFFWEVMTGDSMGAPTGALADDINATFGSVDAMKEKFNTAGATRFGSGWAWLTVSADGKLEISSTPNQDNPLMDVAEVKGTPILGLDVWEHAYYLRYQNLRPAYMQAWWDVVNWNKVSELYQAAKA from the coding sequence ATGGCTTTTACTCTTCCTGATTTACCTTACGATTATGATGCACTAGAAGTTTCTATCGATGCTCGCACGATGGAAATTCACCATACAAAACACCATAACACTTACGTAACCAATCTAAATAACGCCATTGCAGACACGGAAAATGCCGATAAGTCTTTGGAAGATTTGATTGCGAATGCAGGGTCTATTTCTCCTGCTGTGCGTAACAATGGTGGTGGACACTGGAACCATTCTTTCTTCTGGGAAGTGATGACTGGTGACAGCATGGGCGCTCCAACAGGTGCATTAGCAGATGACATCAATGCCACTTTCGGTAGCGTAGATGCCATGAAAGAAAAATTCAACACAGCCGGTGCCACACGCTTCGGTTCTGGTTGGGCATGGTTAACGGTTTCTGCAGACGGCAAGCTTGAAATCTCGTCAACGCCAAACCAAGACAACCCATTAATGGACGTTGCCGAAGTCAAAGGAACACCTATTTTAGGTCTGGACGTTTGGGAACATGCTTATTACCTACGTTACCAAAACCTACGCCCAGCTTACATGCAAGCGTGGTGGGACGTCGTCAACTGGAACAAAGTTTCAGAACTGTACCAAGCCGCAAAAGCTTAA
- a CDS encoding NAD(P)H-binding protein, with amino-acid sequence MTGNKVVVLGGTGFIGRSVVNELSKSGYEISVVVRRPERFRDYMLYKNTKLVQIDSLLDSEGLKKAFMGTDVVVNLTADLTAKTEAVSEKDIVAVNQQIKKAVESAGIKRVVALSQIGADANNARNNWLYNLGESDAIMHTISCAQVTILRAGLLLGEGDEVATRFKNQLNLFPVLPVANASVAVQPLSVKDFAKALVLSIKDTTLFGKKIEVVGEERMVLKDLASLVRDMMQKDDALVIPMCSLNAKFMSFLNAFAPIRSVSKVQLSLLKSDLISDEDFSNRFGFVPMSVEQTLASYVLPTNMRERYNFYRQEAGRNEDELV; translated from the coding sequence ATGACGGGCAATAAAGTAGTTGTATTAGGCGGAACGGGGTTTATTGGTCGTTCGGTTGTCAATGAGTTGTCAAAAAGTGGCTATGAGATTTCGGTCGTTGTACGTCGCCCAGAAAGATTTCGTGACTATATGTTGTACAAAAACACGAAATTGGTTCAAATCGATAGTTTGCTAGACTCAGAAGGGCTGAAAAAAGCTTTTATGGGAACGGATGTTGTGGTGAACCTAACCGCTGATCTGACCGCGAAAACAGAAGCAGTTTCGGAAAAAGACATTGTTGCGGTCAATCAACAGATTAAGAAAGCGGTTGAGTCAGCGGGCATCAAACGGGTTGTGGCCTTATCTCAAATTGGTGCCGATGCAAATAATGCGCGTAACAACTGGTTGTATAACTTAGGCGAGTCCGATGCCATCATGCATACGATTTCTTGTGCTCAAGTGACGATTCTAAGAGCCGGATTATTGTTGGGCGAGGGAGATGAAGTGGCGACTCGATTTAAAAATCAGTTGAACCTGTTCCCTGTACTTCCGGTGGCCAATGCCAGTGTTGCGGTTCAGCCATTGTCCGTGAAAGATTTTGCAAAAGCCTTGGTGCTAAGCATTAAAGACACGACGTTATTCGGTAAGAAAATCGAAGTGGTGGGTGAAGAGCGCATGGTGTTGAAAGACTTGGCGAGCCTGGTCAGAGACATGATGCAAAAAGACGATGCCTTGGTGATTCCAATGTGCTCTTTGAATGCAAAATTCATGAGTTTTTTAAACGCATTCGCACCAATTCGTTCGGTTTCTAAAGTGCAGTTAAGTCTTTTAAAATCTGATTTGATTTCAGATGAAGACTTTTCAAATCGTTTTGGGTTTGTGCCAATGAGTGTGGAGCAAACGTTGGCCAGTTATGTGTTGCCGACCAATATGCGAGAGCGCTACAATTTTTACCGACAAGAAGCCGGTCGAAATGAAGATGAATTGGTTTGA
- a CDS encoding DUF6502 family protein, which translates to MNTKIQTALVKSASKILGPLVRIMLRNGVSCGSFEEMVRKAYVDEAFNLSMIENKKATVSSVSAKTGLSRKEVKRLNELDKIDYSENDQKYSRATRVLGGWTNDTEFLSPENEPMPLSLDDGEHSFIKLVKKYSGDITPKAMYQLLMDAKCIQQQDGQIHLVNPAYVPGNDSPELIGILGTDTQELIQTINHNLSTQQNNKRFQRKVSSAKLDKEALSQFEQLANQKSQALLEELDHWLSQHEAEHDKDSQYVSLGIYLYQKDSNGELP; encoded by the coding sequence ATGAATACAAAAATACAAACAGCACTGGTAAAAAGTGCATCAAAAATCTTAGGCCCTCTGGTTCGTATCATGCTCCGGAACGGAGTTTCTTGTGGCAGCTTTGAAGAAATGGTGCGCAAAGCGTATGTCGACGAAGCTTTCAACCTTTCAATGATTGAAAATAAAAAAGCGACGGTTTCGTCTGTTTCCGCTAAAACCGGACTTTCGCGAAAAGAAGTCAAACGGTTGAATGAACTAGACAAAATTGATTATTCCGAAAATGATCAAAAATACAGTCGAGCCACTCGCGTTTTGGGCGGTTGGACAAATGATACCGAATTCCTTTCGCCTGAAAATGAACCCATGCCTCTAAGTTTGGACGACGGAGAACATTCGTTTATTAAGTTAGTCAAAAAATACAGTGGCGACATCACGCCAAAAGCCATGTATCAATTGCTCATGGACGCCAAATGCATCCAGCAACAGGACGGCCAGATTCATTTAGTCAATCCAGCCTATGTCCCTGGCAACGACTCACCAGAGCTGATTGGTATTTTGGGAACAGACACACAAGAATTGATTCAAACAATCAACCACAACCTATCCACCCAACAAAATAACAAGCGATTTCAACGAAAAGTTTCGAGTGCAAAACTGGACAAAGAAGCCCTTTCACAATTTGAACAGTTGGCCAATCAAAAATCTCAAGCACTGCTTGAAGAACTTGATCATTGGTTATCCCAACACGAAGCAGAACATGACAAAGACAGCCAATACGTCAGTCTTGGCATTTATTTATATCAAAAAGATTCTAATGGAGAACTCCCATGA
- a CDS encoding (2Fe-2S)-binding protein, with amino-acid sequence MKHSLVVNDKNYSVEADSDTPLLWVLRDHLQLNGTKFGCGEGLCGACTVLIDGNPVRSCSYPISSLKDQSVITIEGVDPEHPVVQAWKEIDVPQCGYCQSGQILSAVDLLDKTSNPTDEDVQSAMRNICRCGTYPEIKKAVELSTELKRKEA; translated from the coding sequence ATGAAGCATTCACTTGTTGTTAACGATAAAAATTATTCGGTTGAAGCCGATTCAGATACGCCTCTCCTTTGGGTGCTAAGAGATCATTTGCAGTTAAATGGCACCAAGTTCGGTTGTGGCGAAGGCCTCTGTGGGGCTTGCACGGTATTAATTGACGGCAATCCTGTTCGCAGTTGCTCCTATCCTATTTCATCTTTAAAAGATCAATCGGTCATCACGATTGAAGGCGTCGATCCTGAGCACCCTGTGGTGCAGGCCTGGAAAGAAATCGATGTGCCACAATGCGGCTATTGTCAATCCGGGCAAATTCTATCCGCCGTCGACCTGCTAGACAAAACGTCTAATCCAACCGATGAAGACGTGCAGTCAGCCATGAGAAATATCTGTCGCTGTGGAACCTATCCAGAAATTAAGAAAGCCGTTGAGCTGTCCACTGAGTTAAAGCGAAAGGAGGCGTAA
- a CDS encoding cation diffusion facilitator family transporter, which produces MKLLRLTRIATYASVLVALTLLLVKAYAWWETRSVGVLASLLDSGLDLVASIMILFAVRLAQVPADNEHRLGHGKAEPLASLAQSVFIAGSALYLILHAIDRLLFPQMIQTPEIGIWVMLFSMLLTLSLVGFQRYVIRRTGSTAITSDSLHYVSDLGANFAVLIGLLLVSWLWVDAFLGLLIGVWIAWQALKLAYLSSNQLLDRELPDELRAEIQEIVLSHPDVRGFNDLRTFRSGPTIFIQLDLELDDDLSLLQAHAISEEVTANLLKQFDNADVLIHQEPVSLRDDPDHHQWEGQPNS; this is translated from the coding sequence TTGAAATTGTTGAGATTGACGCGTATTGCAACCTATGCTTCCGTTCTGGTGGCGCTAACATTGCTGCTGGTGAAAGCGTATGCCTGGTGGGAAACGCGCTCTGTTGGGGTGTTGGCATCGTTGCTGGATTCCGGATTGGATTTGGTGGCCTCCATTATGATTTTGTTTGCGGTGCGCTTGGCGCAGGTGCCGGCAGATAATGAGCATCGATTGGGACACGGAAAGGCAGAGCCGCTTGCTTCATTAGCGCAAAGTGTCTTCATCGCCGGGTCTGCTTTGTATCTCATTTTACACGCCATTGATCGACTGCTGTTTCCACAGATGATTCAAACGCCGGAAATCGGGATTTGGGTGATGCTATTCTCTATGCTGTTGACGCTTTCTCTGGTCGGTTTTCAGCGTTATGTGATTCGCCGTACCGGCTCAACCGCTATTACCTCGGACAGTTTGCATTATGTGTCTGATTTGGGCGCTAACTTTGCGGTGTTGATCGGGTTGTTGTTGGTTTCCTGGCTTTGGGTCGATGCTTTCCTCGGGTTGTTGATTGGGGTTTGGATTGCCTGGCAGGCCTTGAAATTGGCCTACCTTTCTTCCAATCAACTGCTGGATCGTGAATTGCCAGATGAGTTGCGAGCGGAAATTCAGGAAATTGTATTGAGTCATCCAGATGTTCGCGGGTTTAATGATTTAAGAACTTTCCGTTCTGGGCCGACGATTTTCATTCAGCTGGATTTAGAATTGGATGATGACTTAAGCTTGCTTCAAGCGCATGCCATCTCTGAAGAAGTGACGGCAAATTTGTTAAAGCAGTTCGATAATGCGGATGTTTTGATCCATCAGGAGCCGGTCAGTCTTCGCGATGATCCGGATCATCACCAATGGGAAGGACAACCTAATTCTTAG
- a CDS encoding multifunctional CCA addition/repair protein, translated as METYLVGGAVRDALLNIPVYDHDWVVVGATPQDMLEQGFSQVGKDFPVFLHPKTKEEYALARTERKSGQGYHGFEVSFDPTVTLEDDLIRRDLTINAMAQDAEGRIVDPYGGQQDLAKKVLRHVSEAFSEDPLRVLRVARFAAKLSAFGFTLAPETTALMKSMSASGELSTLTPERVWQEVVKALNTQTPSVFFKVLDQVNALSVLFPALEALKGVQQPEKHHPEGDAWVHTMMVLDASAALSDDVSVRFAALVHDLGKGVTPREFWPKHHGHEKAGVPLVAELCQQYRVPKKTQVFAEKVTEYHGLIHRGLDSEGHPHLKTATFLKVLSACQAFKEVAQFESLLIACEADARGRLGFESRPYPQKDFWLELAKRANAVDNQAILATGVKGAEIGEAIVQERMRLIENFVGEYSVI; from the coding sequence ATGGAAACTTATCTTGTTGGTGGGGCAGTACGAGATGCCTTATTGAATATTCCGGTATATGACCATGACTGGGTTGTCGTAGGGGCGACACCGCAGGATATGCTGGAACAGGGGTTTTCTCAGGTCGGGAAAGATTTTCCGGTGTTTCTGCACCCTAAGACAAAAGAAGAATATGCTTTGGCGCGTACAGAGCGAAAGAGTGGTCAAGGGTATCATGGTTTCGAAGTCTCCTTTGATCCGACGGTGACATTGGAAGACGATCTTATTCGCCGTGACCTGACGATTAATGCCATGGCACAAGATGCCGAGGGACGGATTGTTGACCCTTATGGTGGTCAGCAGGATTTAGCTAAGAAGGTATTGCGCCATGTCTCTGAGGCGTTTTCTGAAGATCCTTTGAGGGTGTTGAGAGTGGCACGTTTCGCGGCAAAATTGTCGGCCTTTGGATTTACGCTGGCGCCGGAAACGACCGCTTTAATGAAGTCGATGTCAGCGTCAGGAGAATTGTCGACTTTAACGCCCGAGCGTGTTTGGCAGGAAGTAGTGAAGGCGCTCAATACTCAGACTCCCAGTGTTTTTTTTAAAGTGTTGGATCAAGTGAATGCGTTATCGGTATTGTTTCCTGCATTGGAGGCATTAAAAGGGGTTCAGCAACCTGAAAAGCATCACCCTGAAGGGGATGCTTGGGTGCATACAATGATGGTTTTAGATGCATCGGCCGCATTATCAGATGATGTGTCAGTACGATTTGCGGCTTTGGTGCATGATTTAGGCAAAGGGGTCACCCCCCGGGAATTTTGGCCGAAGCATCACGGTCATGAAAAAGCAGGTGTTCCGTTGGTGGCTGAGCTTTGTCAGCAGTATCGTGTGCCGAAGAAAACACAGGTTTTTGCGGAGAAAGTAACGGAATATCATGGTCTGATTCATCGTGGATTGGATTCAGAAGGGCATCCTCACCTTAAAACGGCAACCTTTTTAAAGGTTTTATCGGCTTGCCAGGCGTTTAAGGAGGTTGCTCAATTTGAATCTTTATTGATTGCATGTGAAGCAGATGCTAGAGGACGGCTTGGTTTTGAAAGTCGTCCTTATCCTCAAAAGGATTTTTGGTTAGAATTGGCTAAGCGAGCAAATGCTGTCGATAATCAAGCTATCTTGGCGACTGGGGTAAAAGGCGCTGAGATTGGAGAAGCCATTGTGCAAGAAAGAATGCGCTTGATTGAGAATTTTGTCGGAGAGTATTCGGTCATCTAG
- a CDS encoding thioredoxin family protein yields the protein MVSLTTPICDFGQPAIEFDLPGVDGQNWTLEKAKGPNGLLVMFICNHCPYVKAIQERLADDARILRDTYGINSIAIMSNDPNEYEEDSFENMKKVAETYVFPFPYVMDETQEVAKAYGAVCTPDFFGYNADLKLQYRGRLDASRKETAPEDVRRDLLEAMKQVAETGHGPKEQIPSMGCSIKWTETE from the coding sequence ATGGTCAGTTTAACCACCCCCATCTGTGATTTCGGCCAACCCGCCATCGAGTTTGATTTACCCGGTGTGGACGGGCAAAACTGGACTTTGGAAAAGGCCAAAGGCCCGAACGGCTTATTGGTCATGTTCATCTGCAACCACTGCCCGTATGTCAAAGCCATTCAAGAACGCCTGGCGGACGATGCCCGCATTCTTCGTGACACCTATGGCATTAACAGCATTGCCATCATGTCGAACGATCCAAATGAATATGAAGAAGACTCGTTTGAAAACATGAAAAAAGTCGCTGAAACCTACGTTTTTCCATTCCCTTACGTGATGGATGAAACACAGGAAGTCGCCAAAGCCTATGGCGCCGTCTGTACTCCAGACTTTTTTGGCTACAACGCCGATTTAAAACTGCAATACCGAGGCCGACTTGACGCCTCCCGTAAAGAAACCGCACCGGAAGACGTCCGACGCGATTTATTAGAAGCCATGAAACAAGTCGCCGAAACCGGACACGGCCCGAAAGAACAGATTCCCTCCATGGGCTGTTCCATTAAGTGGACAGAAACGGAATAG
- a CDS encoding BCAM0308 family protein, producing the protein MSGKSVDLNKNGKGNKLIKEKIHDPYMARCKPTEPTVCSECGVVFSSGRWQWMENAPDNPKMILCPACQRIHDRVPAGYLTLQGPFYEEHKEEIAKLIRNHSDRQEQEHPLKRLMDIEDQKDKSTLVTVTEHHLATSLGKAIESAFQGDLDIQYTDEDTVVRVYWER; encoded by the coding sequence ATGAGTGGTAAAAGTGTTGATTTGAATAAAAACGGTAAAGGCAATAAACTGATCAAAGAAAAAATCCATGACCCTTATATGGCTCGTTGTAAACCGACGGAGCCGACGGTTTGCTCAGAGTGTGGTGTGGTGTTTTCGTCCGGACGATGGCAGTGGATGGAAAATGCGCCGGACAACCCCAAGATGATACTCTGTCCGGCATGCCAAAGAATACATGATCGTGTGCCGGCAGGTTACTTAACCTTGCAAGGCCCTTTCTACGAAGAACACAAAGAAGAAATAGCCAAACTTATTCGAAACCATTCCGATCGTCAGGAACAAGAGCATCCTTTAAAGCGTTTAATGGATATTGAAGATCAGAAAGACAAGTCTACTTTGGTTACGGTGACGGAGCATCATTTGGCAACCAGTCTTGGTAAGGCGATTGAAAGCGCCTTTCAAGGTGATTTGGATATTCAATACACAGATGAAGACACCGTCGTTCGCGTTTACTGGGAACGTTAA
- a CDS encoding xanthine dehydrogenase family protein molybdopterin-binding subunit codes for MQDLMKKASTEDSQDSSVTHTSKNVQVEVIEPENPSRRALLKAGLLGVGGLVLGFNLPSAQKAYAKTDASTSDSYPVKGWLQLDESGQLAMFIPVSEMGQGSQTAITMIFADELGADYQKVVVKSPINDSLYNNPIFGMQLTGGSTAVRAWWEPMRVIAATLREMLVESAAKQWQVSAKECDVKEGFILHKATQRKIAFQHVIDTAKWVQPPKSPTLKKASEYRYIGKPMHRVDTPSKVNGTAVFGIDVQLPDMLIATVAQSPVFGGQVDSYDEKAAKSVKGVKGIVKIPHGIAVVADSYWQAKKGLEKLKPTFKDGETTGLNTDNIEKRLKDGLNKSGESVKSAQAVTDFEHKYEAVYSAPYLAHTTMEPMNATAHVTDSHCEVWAPTQNQAQSAKVAADVSLHQPDQVTIHTTYLGGGFGRRAFVDYVAQAVTLSMEMERPVKVIWSRPEDIQHDFYRPAAVCQFDVKTDAKGLPVEWKTKVVSDSTMAEFTNGSDTMIDGAMSEGLADQEYQLPNVSLSVVREDMKIPVGFWRSVGHSYSGFFLEGMLNDLAQKAGFDPFDYRRALLKPDSRTAGVLNQLEKLSGWKSKSADNIGKGMAVVESFGSFAGEVVEAHLENGKIKVDKVYCVIDCGMVVNPEIVKRQMSSGIIYGLTAALKGKIHFEQGRVQETNFDNYPALTMEESPEIIVEIVQSENGPGGYGEPGVPPVAPALAAAISQLTDKVYRELPLKV; via the coding sequence ATGCAAGATTTAATGAAAAAGGCGTCAACAGAAGATTCCCAAGATTCATCCGTAACACACACCTCCAAAAACGTTCAGGTCGAAGTGATTGAACCTGAAAATCCGAGTCGCCGTGCGTTATTAAAAGCGGGCTTACTGGGAGTGGGTGGACTCGTGCTTGGTTTCAATTTACCGTCAGCCCAAAAAGCCTACGCAAAAACGGATGCTTCAACCTCAGACAGCTATCCGGTTAAAGGGTGGCTGCAGTTGGACGAAAGTGGTCAACTCGCCATGTTTATTCCAGTTTCCGAAATGGGGCAAGGGTCACAGACAGCCATTACCATGATTTTTGCCGATGAATTGGGCGCGGATTATCAAAAGGTGGTGGTGAAGTCACCCATTAATGATTCCCTTTACAACAATCCGATTTTTGGTATGCAATTAACAGGTGGGAGTACCGCTGTACGCGCATGGTGGGAGCCGATGCGTGTGATTGCGGCGACTTTGCGTGAGATGTTAGTTGAATCAGCTGCCAAGCAATGGCAGGTCTCCGCCAAGGAGTGTGACGTTAAAGAAGGCTTTATCCTCCATAAAGCAACCCAACGTAAAATAGCTTTTCAGCATGTCATTGACACGGCTAAGTGGGTTCAACCCCCTAAAAGTCCTACCCTTAAGAAAGCAAGTGAATACCGTTACATTGGTAAACCCATGCACAGAGTGGATACGCCCAGTAAAGTGAATGGTACCGCGGTCTTTGGGATCGATGTTCAATTACCCGACATGCTGATTGCAACGGTTGCACAGTCACCGGTGTTTGGCGGGCAAGTAGACAGCTACGATGAAAAAGCCGCCAAATCCGTCAAGGGTGTGAAAGGTATCGTTAAAATTCCACATGGCATTGCCGTGGTGGCCGACAGTTATTGGCAGGCCAAAAAGGGATTGGAAAAACTCAAACCGACTTTTAAAGACGGAGAGACAACCGGTCTCAATACCGACAACATCGAAAAACGTTTAAAAGACGGTTTAAACAAATCTGGTGAATCGGTGAAGTCGGCTCAAGCGGTGACCGATTTTGAACATAAATATGAAGCTGTCTACTCTGCACCTTATCTGGCGCATACTACGATGGAGCCGATGAACGCCACAGCGCATGTGACCGATTCCCATTGTGAAGTCTGGGCACCGACTCAAAACCAGGCACAATCCGCTAAGGTCGCAGCGGATGTAAGCTTGCATCAGCCCGACCAAGTCACTATTCACACCACCTATCTTGGTGGTGGGTTTGGGCGCAGAGCCTTTGTTGATTATGTCGCGCAGGCCGTGACCCTTTCTATGGAAATGGAACGTCCGGTGAAAGTGATTTGGTCTCGTCCGGAAGACATTCAGCATGACTTTTATCGTCCTGCGGCGGTTTGTCAGTTTGACGTGAAAACGGATGCCAAAGGGTTGCCAGTTGAATGGAAAACCAAAGTAGTGTCCGATTCCACTATGGCCGAATTCACCAATGGTTCAGATACCATGATTGATGGTGCCATGTCTGAAGGGTTGGCTGATCAAGAGTATCAATTGCCGAATGTGTCATTGTCTGTCGTGCGTGAAGACATGAAAATTCCGGTTGGTTTCTGGCGTTCGGTCGGGCATTCCTACAGTGGCTTCTTTCTAGAAGGCATGTTGAATGATCTGGCGCAAAAAGCCGGCTTCGACCCTTTTGATTACCGACGTGCGCTGCTCAAGCCCGATTCAAGAACCGCAGGCGTGTTGAACCAATTGGAAAAACTCTCCGGTTGGAAATCCAAGTCAGCGGACAATATTGGAAAAGGCATGGCGGTTGTCGAAAGCTTTGGCAGCTTTGCAGGTGAAGTGGTTGAAGCGCACCTAGAGAACGGGAAAATCAAAGTGGATAAAGTCTATTGTGTGATTGACTGCGGTATGGTGGTGAACCCTGAAATCGTCAAAAGACAGATGAGTTCCGGCATTATCTACGGCCTCACGGCGGCACTGAAAGGCAAGATTCATTTTGAACAAGGACGCGTTCAGGAAACCAACTTCGATAATTATCCGGCACTTACTATGGAAGAGAGCCCGGAAATTATTGTCGAGATTGTTCAAAGTGAAAATGGCCCCGGCGGTTATGGTGAACCTGGTGTTCCCCCCGTGGCACCTGCACTTGCCGCAGCCATCAGCCAGCTGACCGATAAAGTCTATCGAGAGTTACCGCTGAAGGTTTGA
- a CDS encoding DUF5666 domain-containing protein, translating into MKKGLILATLPTALALALYGCGGDTTSDANTTSGIGGTGYISSGTITGFGSVFVNGVEFETNASNFDIEGISGTQGDLAIGMVVKVNGSINADGITGTATSIVYDDDIQGPVSGLTLLSPDQKEFTVLGTTVIADINTTSYDGTNVDGTKFDFTNLSDNNNVEVSGFYNASNQLIATRIELKDAVFDSSTSEIELKGTIAGLIGTSFTLNSVNIDASAAELSDLPNGLVNGAYVEAKGTYNGVDTIIASKVEGKDDSVEDTDEFEVEGFVSGYNTGDLANFKVNQIPVDASNAELSPPSLTLEDNMQVEAEGSIVNGKLIATELKLRSGEIKIKATVSAIDTTNKTFTVSPVTGQPAITVHVGTETEMENEVLDTDSFSVNDLNPTTDYVEIEGYDNGDGSVFASGVKVKEASDIVVKGIVEAGTSTGTSIKVLGVTFSIAPGTSFKNSDDTSMTQAEFFNAVTLNQSLVKIEDKVTADGTADTIELESP; encoded by the coding sequence ATGAAAAAAGGATTAATACTTGCCACTCTTCCAACGGCTCTAGCACTGGCTCTTTACGGTTGTGGCGGAGACACCACGTCTGACGCCAACACCACCAGCGGCATCGGTGGAACAGGTTACATTTCTTCTGGGACCATCACCGGGTTCGGAAGTGTCTTCGTAAACGGTGTCGAGTTTGAAACCAACGCATCAAACTTTGACATTGAAGGCATCAGTGGAACCCAAGGAGACCTAGCCATTGGTATGGTCGTCAAAGTCAACGGTAGCATCAATGCTGATGGCATCACCGGCACGGCAACCAGCATCGTTTACGACGATGACATTCAAGGGCCTGTCTCAGGCTTGACTTTGCTGTCGCCTGACCAGAAAGAGTTTACCGTGCTGGGTACAACCGTCATTGCTGACATCAATACAACCTCCTACGATGGCACCAACGTTGATGGCACCAAGTTTGACTTCACCAACCTGTCTGACAATAACAATGTCGAAGTCAGTGGGTTCTATAATGCCAGCAATCAATTAATTGCCACCCGTATTGAACTCAAAGATGCCGTCTTTGACAGCAGCACCAGTGAAATTGAACTGAAAGGCACCATTGCTGGTTTAATTGGAACAAGCTTTACGCTTAACTCGGTTAATATTGATGCCTCTGCAGCAGAACTGAGCGACCTACCTAATGGATTAGTGAACGGTGCCTACGTTGAAGCCAAAGGCACTTATAATGGCGTTGACACTATCATCGCCTCAAAAGTGGAAGGGAAAGACGACAGTGTTGAGGATACCGATGAATTTGAGGTAGAAGGGTTTGTTTCAGGTTACAACACAGGCGACCTAGCGAACTTCAAAGTCAACCAAATTCCTGTGGACGCAAGCAATGCTGAATTGTCTCCACCGAGCTTAACTCTAGAAGACAATATGCAGGTTGAAGCCGAAGGCAGCATTGTCAATGGCAAATTAATCGCGACCGAACTGAAACTGCGCAGTGGTGAAATCAAAATCAAAGCCACCGTCAGCGCAATTGATACAACCAATAAAACCTTTACTGTGAGCCCTGTGACAGGTCAACCAGCCATTACGGTTCATGTCGGCACCGAAACGGAAATGGAAAATGAGGTGTTGGATACGGACAGCTTCTCTGTAAACGACTTAAATCCAACCACGGATTATGTTGAAATTGAAGGCTATGATAATGGGGATGGCAGCGTCTTCGCTTCTGGCGTCAAAGTCAAAGAAGCCAGCGACATTGTTGTTAAAGGGATTGTCGAAGCTGGAACAAGTACAGGCACAAGCATTAAAGTCTTAGGTGTTACGTTTTCGATTGCCCCTGGAACGTCTTTTAAAAATAGCGATGACACCAGCATGACTCAGGCAGAATTTTTCAATGCAGTCACCTTAAATCAAAGCCTAGTCAAAATCGAAGATAAAGTAACGGCGGATGGAACGGCTGATACCATCGAGCTAGAATCGCCTTAA
- a CDS encoding YcgL domain-containing protein translates to MALLVSAYKSAKKDELYLFVPKEDGLEKLSDELLVMFGEPQHVIDFDLTEKRKLARVDAEEVKKALETKGYFMQMPPSEIEKIGDMPPPPEHLDNIF, encoded by the coding sequence ATGGCTTTATTGGTTTCAGCCTATAAAAGTGCAAAAAAAGACGAACTCTATTTATTTGTGCCTAAAGAAGATGGTTTGGAAAAATTATCCGATGAACTGTTAGTCATGTTCGGAGAACCACAACATGTCATTGATTTTGATCTGACGGAAAAACGTAAGCTGGCACGCGTAGACGCGGAAGAAGTAAAGAAAGCCCTCGAAACCAAAGGCTACTTCATGCAAATGCCGCCTTCAGAAATTGAAAAAATAGGTGACATGCCGCCACCGCCGGAACATCTTGATAACATTTTTTAA